CAATAATTCGCTGGCACAATTTATTATGGCTAAATCAAGTTTCAGACAGTCCTAACAGTTACTTCTTCTGTTTGTCAGTCTGAATTTCAATCCATACATTGACAAATTTGGCTGGAACAAGCATTGCTATGTGAAATAGCTTGATGATTGACAAGATGCTCGGCTCAAAACCCAAGAGATTGTGGGTTCGAACTCCAGTGAACCCACATTATGTCAGGACTAGTCAGTGTTACCCGAATCCTAATAACAAAAGACATATTGAGGGTGCTGGAGTGTAAGTGGAAATGGAAATCTCATAAGCATTAAACGAAACACAAAATTCACTTCAGAATTTATGATTTAAACTTTATTATTAACAGTTTACTAAATGCTTTCGATTGCTAAGAATTTACAAGTTACACAGACACAGACAGGCGGTTAAAGATCAACTATTTCCATGAATTCGATTGACTGCTCCTCATTCTCAACCTCATCTTCAGCCTCGACTGGTTCAGTGTAACGGATCGTGGTTGAAGTTCTGCAGCGCGTGCTTCGTCTCGACGGGGGTGGAGGAACTGCACGGGATTTCCTCGGTCTCCCCCTACGAGGCTTCTTCACTCCATCAACTTCGTCGTCGACTAcagatgaaataataattaaaaTGTAGGGTCGTGACGTTTTTCTCCccccatttacaaattccaagttaaaatatgaaattccgCGAGTGAATCCTGGGCAGGTCAGACCCTGTTTATCTATCATTGAAACTTACTTTTGTCACTCGGTATTGGTTTCTTCGGTTTTGGTTGCACTTTTTTCGCCCCTTTACGTTTCCTGAAAATAACAAACATCgattgtaatttattttctactgATTGCAATAAAAAATCGAATCACCATGTCACTCACTTGGCAGGAGGTGGCGCTGCATTCGAACTTTCTGATGTGGAGGGAACAGGTTCTTCCGGTTGGGCCTGAAAAATAACTGACTCATAAACCCCAACGACATATTTTGGTGTGTGCGCTTATAAATTTTGTCGGACAGTGTACCTCAGAAGGATGTGATGGCTGTTCCGGTAAAATAACCGTAGATAGAAATCCAGGCCAAAGAAACAGCGACAGAAATCGTTTGCGCAGCAACTGATATTCGTCCGTCTGCCGGATGAAAAACATTTGATCCCATTCTTCACGGTGCGCGAGCAGTGGATCTGGATCATCTGTGAAATATAACAGAATTTCAGATTCTGGGTGGAAAGATGCTCCTTGGCTATGATATAAAGTAGGGTGGCCGCTTCCACATTTACAAATGAACCTTCTTATGTGTTATAAACCTTCCACGTTAGGCTATATCACACAATTCCCAGAGTGAATCTGCGGCAGgtgaataaagaaattaattcgTTCTATGAATCaggtattgataaagaatgcGTGGTCAATAGCAAATCCAAATTTCCTGAGTTTTCCCACATTATTTCTTGATTTTTCTGTTCTTCGAATTTTCCAGGTCAATAACCAATAATAACCAATATCTATCTGTAACTTACCGTCATCAGTATCACTCTTATTTGACTTGGAGTCAGTTTCTGGTAACAGGGATCGGTTGCCTTCATTGATATCATTGAGAAGTGCTGCTTTAAAACAACTTCCGACAGGCgttgtaacattattcaaACAGTTTCCACCTGAAATTCATCATTACAAACCCTGATCAATAATCgatattatcttatttttattatcatcattattatcatcatcgttattatcaatattaactTTAAAAGATCTGGATTTTTGGGTTATTTACCCGAACTAGTTGAAGCCTGAGCATCATGTGAAGAGGTCGATGCTTGATTAGTTGAAGTGACTGCAGCCCCCACTGGATTTGATTGAGTTTTTTCTGAATTTGCTGAAGTCATTGCAGCCCCTGCTGAGTTTGCCGAAGATGTTGGAGTCCCTGCTGAATTTGCTGAAGATGCTGGAGTCCCTGCTGAATTTGCTGAAGATGCTGGAGTCCCTGCTGAATTTGCTGAAGCTATTAGAGTCCCTGCTGAGTTTGCTGAAGATGTTGGAATCCCTGCCGAATTTGCTGAAGCTGTTGCAGTCCCTGCTGAGTTTGCCAAGGACGTGGGAGTCCCTTTTGGTTTTGTTGGATTTTCTACAGCATTTGAAGTCGTTGCAGTCTCTGCTGAGTTTGCTGAAGTCGTCACAGTCCCCACTGAGTTTGCTGAAGATATTGGAGTCCCTGCTGAGTTTGCTGAATTCATTGGAGTCCCTGTTGGATTTGCTGAAGTCCCTGCTGAGTTTGTCAGAGCAGTGGCAGTTGCTGTTTTGACTTTTGAAACTTGTTTAGTTTCATTTATCAGAGACACTTCCTCAACTGGAGTAGGATTGCGCGATGCTTTGCCCGTAGCAGTCTCACTGCTATTACCAGCGGATAAACTAGAACTAGCATCGAGTTTAGTAATTCTGAGACCATTAATTTCGGACGACTGTGAAGAAGTGAACGTTTTCACTGCTGAACCGCTTACACCAGACGACCCCAACATTGACTTGATAGTCGGGTATCTGCCCTCGCTTGCTGGAGGTACAAAATGCGCTTTGAGTTTAACGTTCGGTTGCGTAATATCGATACCGACGCATTTTGACAGTTGTTTGATTAAATCCATCGACTTCGTGCCGTAGATTTTCATGCCTTTTTTCCCGTCACACGACGCTAATCGAGTGAGAATGTTGTGAAGATCAGGAATTTGAGGCAGTGATTGTAGTTCTATAGTTTGTGAATTGGTGGCGCTGATCTTCTCGCATTCGTTCTGATGGCTCATTTTCTGATTCTGGATGCGTCTTCGTTCTATCAGTTCTTTCACAGTTGGACAAACGCTTTTCTCTTTTCTCTTTTTCCGTTTCACCCTCTataaagaaaattcatcctatatttatatatcctaTAACAACAGCAAAGTTGTCCCTacatcttttcaatttcaacgCTTAAGATCCTTTTCCTTTTCGGTGAATTTTGATTCTTTTAGATTGTAATCAAATGTCAGTTTCGTCAGATCTTGCAGTTCTGGGAAGTTATGGTGATTACGGGTTTTGCAAGTTTTGGTTCTGACAAGATAACAAACTTTCTGCCAATTTACGAATCTCCTGAGTTTTCCCCAGATTGTTCATGTTATAACACTAAATTCCCTGAGTAAATCCAAGGATTTTCttgatttaaaatgttaaacattttattcattctcATGAATCATGTAAAACATGTGGTCAATAACATAAAGTATCCAAATTCCCatagttttccaggttttttttgtaaaagttTGTCAAACTCTGTGAGTTTTCCGTGGTTTTTCTAGTTTTTCAGATTCCAGATCAGTGGCCACCATGTTACTGTTTTAGTTGTTTGGGTACTTACAGGTTCTGGAAGCCCCAGTCGTTTGCGAGCAGCACTCTTACAATACGCGTCGAGCATTTTGACGTCGAGTTGTAATTTACGACGCTCCAGTAATAAACATCTAAATGCGACGAGGGTCATTACGTTCGGCGGAATAGGAGGTATATCATCAGAACTATCAGCAGCATCCAGCTCGCCTTAAAATacaacatttcatattatttcaattattacttATCCTACTTATGCTGAAAAgaagaaatatcatattttacactTCCAGAAAGGGGTCATTCATCTTTCACGTACACATAAGGGGAGGGGGGAAGGGATCAGTGCAATTGTGTACTGTAATGCTCAATGTATACAAAAAAATGgcagattttgcgtacagagggggaggggggttaaaacattcaaattttatgcgtacgtaattaatgaatgatcccaaagCCAGGAAATAACTTCATGTAATTCTTCAGTCAAATTGACCTGAGATCTTAGGAACTGGTTCCAGTTCGTTATCGATCTaattttgtaacaaaataatattttcaaattcaaatttcttttttacccAATTCCTCTGAATCAGCATATTTCCACCAATCAATGCACAGGTCAGACGAATCTGTTAATATCGGTGGTGAATAGTCTTCCGCACATTCTTTAGTTCGCATTAACTGAAAAGAGACATTTGAATGAACTCAACAAACTgcgaaattcaaaaagattgaCATAACGCGttctttttcaatgaatacCTTGAACAGTATTTGACCTAACATTGGTTCGATTTCCTTTAGGTCGCTTTCACTGAGACTTTGATCTGCAAAACACAAAAATTTGAGGTCGAATGATTTCGAACATAAAACATACTTTATTGCGCCTTTATAAAAACATATCGGTATATTGTACAACAAAAAATAGAACATAAACATTATCAAATCAAGGATGAAATACAATATGTAAGATTTCAGGGTTGACCGAACAATTTGATGAGAAGAAGGAAGTAATGAGATTAAATAGGTTATTTATCTAAGGATAATAGATACAAATGTAGAAAGGATGCCCGTATTGAAACAAGCTTTAGAAGGAACTATTGCTTTTTATTTAATATTACATGAGTGTAAGATAAACTAGTGAAGATTCGAAAAGTGGGTGTTAGTCTTGGAGAACTATTTTGATGAGTGATGTTCACTCTATCCCCGCCCTGATACCGAGTGGTCTTACCGATGTATTTTCTCTTGCGGCCGCGTCGTGCAACGGCCATTATTGCCCCCAGATAACTCGCCATTGATTCGTCGATTTCGCTGTCGGTTTTGAATTTCTGATTGCTCTGCAGTTTCTGCAGGTTCGTGTAGTGATACAGCAGTTCTTGTAATTTGGGGAAATAGCTTCTACGCAAGATGCTCAACAGAAGATTCTTGTCCGcctaaattaatcaaatagtaTAAACATATTATCATACAAGCAAAAATAAAAAGTACCAGTTAGTTCAATTCCTGgctataaggagttttaaaggagaaaatttcaaatttcgaggtaGTGTCCACATCACTTTTAATCCTAATTACTACCGGTATCCAGTTTATGAGAAATCTAGATTAAAGCATCTTACTTCAGGTACAGGGATAAGATAAAAATCCCGATTAAACTGTCATCCGAATGAGGCGGGTTTCACCCCAGTCTGAGATTGGCCTTCAGTTTCTGCAGTACTTACAATTTGAATGCTCCCGTCAACGAAGGCAGCCAGTTTCTGGCTGTCTTGTACATTCGTTTGAACTGGTCGAGTCACAAACGACAGTTTTTCTTTTCGGTTTTCGACCGCATTCATTTTTTCACTCAGATAATTCAGGATTCGTTGTTTTCTCTCCGCGCTGCTCGGTCCGTCTGGTGTCCGGCACGAAAAAAGAATGTATTGTTACCGAGCGTTCTAACAGATCCATAATTCCTGATATTCTATCCCTGACCCTTCActaaaaattccctgattttgctcagtgggggctgtttcttatttcCCTAACTTTTCCCTGTTCTCCAACATAAAGAATTCCATTTTTCCATCTAGGGAAAAATACATCatgaattccctgattttccctgGTTTAAACTCATATTTAAGAACCCTGATAACTACGGCGTTGAGCAGATGTGGAATTCGATAAAAAGGGCAACTGTGGCGATTGAGGATATCttgttttcaaatgaaatctatTCTCACCAGCCTGCGGGGAGGAATTGGTAGATTTATTGACCAGTAATCTCTCCACGATGTTCTGCGCCACTTTCAACAACCATTCCTGCACCAAAGTTATACCATACCGGAGACTAAAAATGACGAGTGGCTGTAAAGAGAAATAACAAACAAAATATCTTCAACTTCTTTCCCtgattcttacagatcagggaatctTAAATCCCTCACCCTAGATCAAAAAATCCCTGATCAAATCTTGAGATATGAGGAGGGGCCATTTATTTTTAAGAGGTTCGCTGAGGTGCTCTCGTCACCAGTAAGAACATGAAACTCTATTCTCTGACTTTTCCatgatttacaaaatgaagaaacagaattCGCTGATTTTCCTCgcagaaaaaataattctggaattccctgaattttctGATGTGTTAGAACGCTGTTACTTACAGGATCGGGGGGTGATTTTTTCTTAGGGACACCTGGTTTGGGGTCTCGTTCAAGCAATTTACTATGTCTCTCGATCAGCTTCTCTTTGATATACGGAATGCATTGTCCctgaaatagaattcatattcatttaatCGCACAAAATAAGAAGCAGAGTATTACAGATGAAAATGAGAATCCAGTTTCCCAGTTCGAAGGTTGAAACaattcaggggcggatcttcaatcaaatttcaatttcaagaaGTCAATCAAATTTTCTGAGTGCCCTTTTTCACTTTGTCAACTAAAATAATTGGTGCATAATGCTTAATATTGCCTTTTGAGACATAAAAGTACCCTGTTGGGACGTGACAAGTTCTTCCAAATATTGGCCTTTGCTTCTGCAACTGATTacattagaaatgaactaatctcaACGCGCTCTAAGGGTCAAATTCAACCGAGAAATGCGACATCGGAGCCCGAGCCGTCAATTTTACCgggttatttttcaacaattcTTTCGTTTTCGCGTCTCTTTTCTTCCACATGGTCAAAACACGGAATCGTTGCATACACTGATGGTCGGTTCTTCCAGGCATGTAGTTCGAGATAGTAGCCCAGCgacctgaaaaagaaaatcagcCGGTCTTACATCGTGCTGTACCAATACAGTAGACTACGCTTGCTTCGGAACCGATTGTCTCTGGTGCATGACAAACAGTTAAGATATTCCTAcgtcatggttcccacagttatatgaattcaaaattcccaagtttttcctaagtatttcatgggtgatttttcaattttcccaaatggaaatgaacacatattgtcatgctacagtcaacattttaacggtgactggttgataaaggtgattttcaagggaaattgctgaagaacgttgcccttggcaaatgaaatatgtgaaatgtaatgaatttcccaagtatttccctgatttgaggaaaatttttcaaattcccaaatatttccaaaccgggaattactattttaaaattcccaagtttttcccaatttctcTGTTCTGTGGCAACCATGCTACAGTTGATCTctagaaagagagagagagagtgagtccAAAATGTTGTGAAAATTTTTGATCAAACAGATTGTATTTTCTAATGTTTTGAATTGGTATATAGCGGGTTTTAATTCTCTACATCCATGTGAAAGTTTTCCATTATTCCTACTCCTAATTCACGTGATCCCAACTGCGTTGATCTCTCTCACAAGAGTTctagcaaaatatttcaacgaaCGAAGACTAGGTGCAGTTCATACCAACCTCCGGGGAATTGAATGGCTAAACTCAGCAATTTATGGTCCTCGGCGTACGTCCAAGCATCTCTTTTAATTCCACGAATCAGAGAATTCTCATATCTATAGTAATCAtcataaaatatttcacatttaCCAAAAATTGCAGAATCATTTCCGAGAAACAATATTCAACTTATGAAAACTTTGAGAAAACTGGTTTTCACAGTATCGTGGTTACCTTTCAGCGCACTGGATAGGACTGCGTCCTGGAATCTGACTAGAAATCAGTTTCCAATCCAAACGGTCACCGCATTTCTCGATTACTTCGCGCAGTAactttaaaaacaaattaacacTGCATTATTTATTCTCTCAGAACCGCAATTGAACAGCAGACTGTGTGTCAGAAATGAGGAGATACTACTGAATGCTGCGGGGCGGTATCTGCGAGTAATAAACGTTAGACTCTAGGAAGCCAGGTCATGGTTTCGAACATTACtgtagtgtcctcgggcaagtaGGTACCTATCCCAATTGTCTCTCTCCACCCGAGAATAAGTGGATAACTGTCCTCATGGATGACTCTTGAGCGCTTAGTAGCTGCTCTGAttttacttctccccagggagagatgattGATACATGGTTAGCATTAGATTTGGGGGTAATAATACAGCAATTCAATGGAAAGCGTCTTTGAACATTCTATCGGTGGAAAGGGTGCTACAACTTCACTATAAACTAcgaatgaaaattgatacctgATCTTCATGCGGAGACCACCGATTATGTTTCATTACGGGGTTTAATTTTTGCCAGCGACCACGACATTGATTCGGACTCCTGCCTTCGATGTAATACGAGACTACAACATAACAacagatattcaaataacaacgggcattttgttcaaattaaaagaatgtCAAGCACCTTCAAAagtattttccattttgaaggaggttttaaggaatcaaggagtcatgGGGCCACTGTCTAATAGGTGAACTTGAATCATACAACATACCTTGTCTCCAGATAACCTCACTTCCAATCGTACACATGTCAACAACTTCAGTAAGAATTTTATCTTCAGCAGCGCTCCATtctcttaaaaaaaaaaacagcaaaaaaatttaaatcaaaatatcttgCAGCAAACCGAAGAAACATTGATGAAATGCTCTGAGCCCATGTTGTAACAAAATCTCacaattgaatgaaaaataaggTTGGAAATGTTCCTTTGAGCTAGTAGTTCTTATTCAAGCAGTAATGTTTGACATACCTCACAGGAATTTCGCGTAGATTCGATTGGAACCTTTGTAAACATTGTAACGCTGTGCGGTTGGtctgaaagaaatgaaatcatcagaaacTCATGAGACATTAGCCATTAGATTATGAGACAGGGCAACTGAATTGTAGACTATATATCAGGATGGCCACTTTCTGGCAATTAACAAATTCCCTAAGTTTTCCATCTTATAACATAATTTCCTGAGCAAATCCGAGGAAAATCTTGGTTGATAATGTTAAAgtttattcattctttatgaattttttccatttttccaggttttcttTGCATAcgtttgtcaaattccctgatgtTTGCAGGTTTTGCAGGTAAGCAGCCAACACTGTTGGCTTATTACTCTGTAATCTAACTCACTGTCCCTCTGAACTAttgtaaatttcatatttttgaatcaaataatatatcattgaAGACTGAAATAAATTATACAAACTAACTCCAAGTTCTGATGCAATTCGGTCCCAGCTTCGGTAATCGTATATTCTAATCAAAGATCGTAACTTTGTATCCTCTTCTCTCGTCCAGACGCCGTGGTTGATTGCCGGGTGAAGCAGATTCTTCCATGACAACTCGAGACTCACGTCACTTGTCGCCTTATCAAACTGcgacaagaaaaaaaaaaatatcagaaaacaTCTTACGAAATCTTGCGCGTTGGAAAGCGATCCACAAAACGATATCTCAAAATGAAATGCACAACATACGTCTTGTACTGATATCTTCATCCAAtcgatttctttaatttcttctcGTGGAAGATTCAAAATTTCTTTGCCGCTCATTTGTCTAAAACCGATCGAAAAATATCTACACAGTCAGAAACGAGTTGAATACTCTACACAAACCAGATTAACTGActgatacagcggaacctcgttaatatGAATCTTTTaggcaaaagtgaaattgttGTATTAAACTGGTTTCGTATTTTCtggattgatataaatatgttaGCTGCaacatgctggaaatcattGTAATAAACGGATTTTGTCTTTAGCAGAATCGTATTAATCAGGTTCAACTGTATCTCAACTAAACCTTCACAAAAAATTAGAGTGATTTGACATCAGAAATAGTAGTTATATCGAAAACGGACTAGGAAATATTCGCATACTGGGAGTAtcttttagatatttcttttcaGGGTACCAGGTAGTTGAGCTCTTAATGAGTAGCCATGACAACTCTCAAATAGGAGTTGTAGCCCGGTATTTAGGCTAACTGTGGTTCAACTCGTGATACTTCAGAGCAATAAAGGAAACAGTGAATTCATTTACCGAGCGGCTGTGATTTTCGCGTTGATATCATCAATGTTTTTACTAATCATTTCTCGTTGATCCGACTTCGGTTCCGCTCGCTCCAGTTTACAGAGTTCATTCTCTAATCTGCAAAATACAAGCAGTTCTTATACATTTCAGCCATTTCAagtgttttcaaagtaaatgATAACCATTTAGAAGAGGATACATTATCAAAGATggaaactgtttaattttatgtactatctagcaatctcaaaaAATACCTATtagcttttttaaaaattcctcGAAATATTCCCggacttttttaaagaaaagaaaattcccgaTTTCCGattaagtggccaccctgattaTGTTACTCACTTGTTCATTAATGGACGTAGAATTTTTTCGCGCCCCTCGCGTATTACAGctgtgttcaatttctttttatcaAGATTGGTCCCTGAAATACAACCGTACAAGAACATGAAACCATAACCAATTTCCGTGTTCGCTACAGGGGGCTAAGCGGGCCTGAGACCGAAGAAAATGTCGACAAAggatttttctcaaaatttcatttcagttacataatttatcatcaaatcttGTAAGAATGCCTAGAAATGGCTCCAGAAGAATCTGAAATTCTTAAACCTTCCCGAATAGACTAagttaatatttcatttaaaaacttACAGATTCTGAGTCTTGGAAGGAAAGGCTGTGGTTCGTCTCGTTGGCGCTTTGTTCGCACGTCCTCATTTTCCGGCGGGTATTGACCGCGTTTTCCTCGGATAAAcggacaattgaaatttccccatatttttttctgtccCGTCGAACTGACTTTTGCTTCGGCCATcttttgaatattcttttctagtTCTTCCTGCACGTtgacaattgaaaaaatgtgccaaatcattaaaaaattgatacttaaTGCAGCTATCAATCTGATTACACCAAAATTAAGGTTAATTTTCTTCTAGGGGGATTGAAAACCTTGCTACTTCAGCAGCCACAATGGGACACAGTTAACAATGAGCGGAACCCCTTAAAACTCCAGGATATGGTTAACACTGTACTTCACAGGAtgcagacagcagattgataCCCAGTTGATCCATTccatttaaataatttcctcGTCAATATAGATACTTACCTGTTTTTCGAGATTTTGAGAAAGCAGATTTTCGATGGATTGTAAATACTCTTCGATCACCTCCTGATACGCTCTATTTAAGGCTAAACACGTCTCAGGGTCGCAGGGTAGATCTTCACCACCTATCTCTATATCTATACCGACCATTGAATCGTCCAGCTTCGAGTCTTCTGCATAGCTTGCCTGCACAATGAGAACAATGGACTAATTGAGTCCTTTTAGAACCACAGTGCAGTTACACGAAAAAATTAAACcttaaaaatgattcagatTTCATTATTGTAGATATTTAAAAGATAACGTAACAACTGTTTGTAactgtatcaaaaatttaaatcaaacTTTTTCATTCTGTTTAAAATTGGGACCCGGAGTGTGAGGAAGGGATTACGAGATAAGTTCTTacagagaaattgaaattcccTAATATTTCTCTGCTCCTTGACCAAAAATTCCTCAATGGGAAATTTTTCTTACTCGTCACCTGCAGGAATAATCCCTGATTTTCTCTGTAAAAAACCTGAGGGTCTTATAAAATTTTCACTTACGCGGTCAACAGTAATAGCAGTTTGGGCtgaagtgctgccatcttcacTGAATACATCTACAAACAGAACTAAACACAGAAACAACTTTGAGTttatagaaataagaatagaGGGCGGTTGATGGAACTGACAttgtgacaattaaaactgcaTAGGGTAGAGTTTCCATAGTCAGATGTGGGGGAAACCCTCGGAaacatttcatcagttatcGCCAtagtttctcattgttactatggtggttaTCACCCAGGGGGATCTTTGATACCCAGTTTATGACCACCGCCCGGGAATTTTGATAGTTAATTTGACTTAAATCAACCACTCAGCAACCGACCACAGCAATTAATGTTTGATctacaatttttcaattaaaatctaacctcggtctttttctaaattataaTCGAAGAGAAAATATGAACGGATGATATTTTACAAACCATCTTCAGTGCAGGAGCTCGTAGCCAGCGTGACGGCACTTTTTTGAGAATACGCGTCGTCGGTTTCGCTGAAATACGATGAATCACCACGGACGAATGAAACGGTCGAAAGCGACGGTGTAGACGAGGTATCAGCGACGTGAGGTTTCCGTTCAGACGAAGAACCAGCGACGGGAGGTTTATATTCCGATGAAGCACCGGTGAGTCGCGATTGATATTCCGAAGACGCGCTGACTGATGACGATGTAGATTGACTAGCAGACGCTTGATACGATCCAGTGATCGGACATTGTTTTCTTTCCGTTTCGTCGCCTTTCAAAGCTAATTCCAGCAGAGTTATATCATCCTGCATTCGCTCCCTTTCAGTTTGCTGCGTACTCGCATCTGTACTCGCAGTTCCTTCGCAGCTGGTATcattgttttcaatttttcgtATGGTCCATTTGCACGGATCCATTTCAAGGCTGAGGCAACCTAAAAATGAGGAtaaataatacaaaaaaaagctttcattcattcattcataaacaGTAGTAGATAGTAAACTTGTAGCAGATCTATGACATGCATGGTTCGGTTGTAGTTACAGTACCTCAAGAGGCTGAAGGTTTAAACAACAATACCTAACAGTTTATGAGTTGACGAGATTATTTTTCACTCCTGGACCAAAAACGATGTCACTCAGTCCATCATCAACACAAGACAATAAATTATTTGGAGATTGGATTGAATTTGGAGTTGAATTGAAATTCGGACAGAGGGaaagaaaattgtttttcgCGGTGAAATGCAAGAAAATGGAATTTTGTTTAAGTTTCTCGCGAATGCGAATAGAGATCTAATAAACCTATAATTACCTGCACTGATATTGATAAGTGACAAGCTGCGGTAAGCCGCTAATCATCAGCGTCTTATACCAGACACTGTCACTGCCATACGTTCTATGCGCGAACCCGCGCTGATTTACATCGTCCGGTGGCGCCGCCTCGCGACATAAATTACAAACCGTCCGGTGGCGCCGCCGAGTGAGATAACCGCGAACCAACCCGGAAATCAATACATCGGAAGAGAAGTA
This Tubulanus polymorphus chromosome 7, tnTubPoly1.2, whole genome shotgun sequence DNA region includes the following protein-coding sequences:
- the LOC141908359 gene encoding uncharacterized protein LOC141908359 encodes the protein MDPCKWTIRKIENNDTSCEGTASTDASTQQTERERMQDDITLLELALKGDETERKQCPITGSYQASASQSTSSSVSASSEYQSRLTGASSEYKPPVAGSSSERKPHVADTSSTPSLSTVSFVRGDSSYFSETDDAYSQKSAVTLATSSCTEDVLFVDVFSEDGSTSAQTAITVDRASYAEDSKLDDSMVGIDIEIGGEDLPCDPETCLALNRAYQEVIEEYLQSIENLLSQNLEKQEELEKNIQKMAEAKVSSTGQKKIWGNFNCPFIRGKRGQYPPENEDVRTKRQRDEPQPFLPRLRIWTNLDKKKLNTAVIREGREKILRPLMNKLENELCKLERAEPKSDQREMISKNIDDINAKITAARQMSGKEILNLPREEIKEIDWMKISVQDFDKATSDVSLELSWKNLLHPAINHGVWTREEDTKLRSLIRIYDYRSWDRIASELGTNRTALQCLQRFQSNLREIPVREWSAAEDKILTEVVDMCTIGSEVIWRQVSYYIEGRSPNQCRGRWQKLNPVMKHNRWSPHEDQLLREVIEKCGDRLDWKLISSQIPGRSPIQCAERYENSLIRGIKRDAWTYAEDHKLLSLAIQFPGGRWATISNYMPGRTDHQCMQRFRVLTMWKKRDAKTKELLKNNPGQCIPYIKEKLIERHSKLLERDPKPGVPKKKSPPDPPLVIFSLRYGITLVQEWLLKVAQNIVERLLVNKSTNSSPQADGPSSAERKQRILNYLSEKMNAVENRKEKLSFVTRPVQTNVQDSQKLAAFVDGSIQIADKNLLLSILRRSYFPKLQELLYHYTNLQKLQSNQKFKTDSEIDESMASYLGAIMAVARRGRKRKYIDQSLSESDLKEIEPMLGQILFKLMRTKECAEDYSPPILTDSSDLCIDWWKYADSEELGELDAADSSDDIPPIPPNVMTLVAFRCLLLERRKLQLDVKMLDAYCKSAARKRLGLPEPRVKRKKRKEKSVCPTVKELIERRRIQNQKMSHQNECEKISATNSQTIELQSLPQIPDLHNILTRLASCDGKKGMKIYGTKSMDLIKQLSKCVGIDITQPNVKLKAHFVPPASEGRYPTIKSMLGSSGVSGSAVKTFTSSQSSEINGLRITKLDASSSLSAGNSSETATGKASRNPTPVEEVSLINETKQVSKVKTATATALTNSAGTSANPTGTPMNSANSAGTPISSANSVGTVTTSANSAETATTSNAVENPTKPKGTPTSLANSAGTATASANSAGIPTSSANSAGTLIASANSAGTPASSANSAGTPASSANSAGTPTSSANSAGAAMTSANSEKTQSNPVGAAVTSTNQASTSSHDAQASTSSGGNCLNNVTTPVGSCFKAALLNDINEGNRSLLPETDSKSNKSDTDDDDPDPLLAHREEWDQMFFIRQTDEYQLLRKRFLSLFLWPGFLSTVILPEQPSHPSEAQPEEPVPSTSESSNAAPPPAKKRKGAKKVQPKPKKPIPSDKIDDEVDGVKKPRRGRPRKSRAVPPPPSRRSTRCRTSTTIRYTEPVEAEDEVENEEQSIEFMEIVDL